Proteins from one Syngnathus scovelli strain Florida chromosome 17, RoL_Ssco_1.2, whole genome shotgun sequence genomic window:
- the LOC125984835 gene encoding homeobox protein Mohawk-like, translated as MNSAVGMPSDTLLHLEDEQRSRLNCVAHSSLASRQNAELLRYQETAEEDSSKYRRYGSRLGGVKVRHKRQVLQDMARPLKHWLYKHRDNPYPTKTEKVLLALGSHMTLVQVSNWFANARRRLKNTVRQPDLSWALRIKLYNKYIQGNAERLSVCSDDTNSDDDDCPLQTPICSSDLGRSSSHMCGIKNQGGVLTMADPANSDDGTSPPSKYKSSLLNRYLNDTLRHMMAGKADGVALKRRNHSESFSSNECDRDAVSPASSYDADTNFIYQMETLDYPSSKCDSGQPQESPNKQDWREINAAVALTSLAHGQSCQKNTTSLGTSPGLSCRREPLSIARSNIPGRKPVTRPTSVLRQSCTSEQSTLTSRIIQKSSHISEVQTIKAGLANSV; from the exons ATGAACTCAGCTGTTGGGATGCCATCTGATACTCTTCTTCATTTGGAGGATGAACAGAGGAGTAGACTGAATTGTGTCGCTCACAGCAGCTTGGCTAGCCGTCAGAATGCAGAACTGCTGCGATACCAGGAGACTGCTGAAGAAGACTCCTCCAAGTACAGAAGATACGG ATCTCGCTTGGGCGGGGTCAAAGTTCGCCACAAGAGACAGGTGCTGCAGGACATGGCCCGGCCTCTCAAACACTGGCTGTACAAACACCGGGACAACCCGTACCCCACCAAGACCGAGAAGGTTCTGCTCGCTCTGGGCTCCCATATGACTCTCGTACAG GTGTCAAACTGGTTTGCCAACgctcggcggaggctgaagAACACGGTTAGGCAGCCAGACTTGAGCTGGGCCCTAAGAATCAAACTGTATAATAAATACATCCAGGGAAATGCTGAGAGACTGAGTGTATGCAGCGATGACACCAACTCAGATG ATGATGACTGTCCATTACAAACGCCCATCTGTTCATCAGACTTGGGAAGATCCTCATCCCACATGTGCGGGATAAAGAACCAGGGTGGCGTGCTCACCATGGCCGACCCGGCCAACAGCGACGACGGCACCTCGCCGCCGTCAAAGTACAAGAGCAGCTTGCTGAATCGTTACCTGAACGACACCCTGCGGCACATGATGGCGGGCAAGGCGGATGGCGTCGCCCTAAAAAGGCGGAACCACTCCGAGTCCTTCAGTTCAAACGAGTGCGACAGAGACGCTGTGTCCCCAGCGTCCTCCTATGACGCAGACACTAACTTCATCTACCAAATGG AGACTTTGGACTATCCATCATCAAAATGTGACAG TGGTCAGCCTCAGGAGAGTCCAAACAAGCAAGACTGGCGAGAGATCAACGCGGCCGTGGCCTTGACCAGTCTGGCCCACGGGCAGAGCTGTCAGAAGAACACAACGTCGCTTGGCACAAGCCCCGGGCTGAGCTGCCGCAGGGAGCCCCTGTCCATCGCGAGGAGCAACATCCCTGGCAGGAAGCCTGTCACAAGGCCCACCTCAGTCCTGAGGCAGAGCTGCACTTCTGAGCAGTCCACCCTCACCAGTCGCATCATCCAAAAGTCATCCCACATCTCCGAAGTGCAGACTATCAAAGCGGGTCTGGCCAACAGTGTGTAG
- the LOC125984849 gene encoding ras-related protein Rab-18 — MDDDVLTTLKLLIIGESGVGKSSLLLRFTEDTFDPEQSATIGVDFKVKTLSIDGNKAKLAIWDTAGQERFRTLTPSYYRGAQGVILVYDVTKRDTFTKLENWLNELETYTTRNDIVKMLVGNKIDQDDHEVDRNEGLKFARKHSMLFIEASAKTKDGVQCAFEELVEKILQTPGLWESESQGQTLQLGNQEQGGGRACGGYCSIP, encoded by the exons ATGGATGACGACGTACTGACAACTCTGAAACTGCTGATAATAGGCGAAAGTGGAGTGGGGAAGTCTAG CCTTCTCCTGAGATTCACAGAAGACACATTTGACCCAGAGCAGTCAGCGACAATAG GTGTGGATTTCAAAGTGAAAACATTATCAATCGATGGAAACAAAGCAAAACTCGCCATATGG GACACAGCTGGACAAGAAAGGTTTCGTACGCTAACACCCAGCTACTATCGCGGTGCCCAGGGAGTTATACTTG TATATGATGTTACAAAGCGTGAcaccttcacaaagctggaaaaCTGGTTGAATGAATTGGAAACCTACACCACTCGCAATGATATAGTCAAAATGCTTGTTGGCAACAAGATTGATCAG GATGACCACGAAGTGGACAGAAATGAAGGCCTGAAGTTTGCGAGAAAACACTCGATGCTTTTTATCG AGGCAAGTGCAAAGACCAAAGACGGCGTACAGTGTGCCTTTGAGGAGCTTGTGGAGAAGATCCTCCAAACTCCAGGGCTTTGGGAGAGCGAAAGCCAGGGCCAGACACTGCAACTGGGGAATCAAGAGCAAGGCGGTGGCAGGGCATGCGGAGGATACTGCTCCATaccttga